Part of the Mycobacteriales bacterium genome is shown below.
CAGCGCCCCCACGTCGCAGACGACGCCATGCACCCCGTCGGCGGCCAGGAGCAATTCGAGTCGCCGGCACAGTGCGCAGGCGTCGCCGGGGCTGACCGGTGCACCGAGCACGACGACGATCGTGCCGTCGAGCCCGACCGGTCGCGCCGATCGCCAGTCGACCGCGCACATCCCGACCTCCCACCCTGGC
Proteins encoded:
- a CDS encoding STAS domain-containing protein, producing PGWEVGMCAVDWRSARPVGLDGTIVVVLGAPVSPGDACALCRRLELLLAADGVHGVVCDVGALACPDLAAVDAVARLHLVARRRGHRLRLVHAARTLEELLVLVGLGDVVAVEETAR